Genomic window (Sulfurovum riftiae):
CCGAGTTTAAGCAGTTTCTGGTCATCTTCATTACTCTTGGCATTGGCGATGATGAGGAACTTCCGTTTGCGTCCTATCTCTCGTTCATACAGACGGGCAGAGGCGATCGTGGCGATGTTGTCCGCTACATTGTCCGCCAGAGTGATGACCCCTTTTGCCGAAGAGAGGTGTGATTTCAATATGCCCTCTTCGGTATGTGCTTCAGCGGTCACGAAATAGGGGTAATGATATTTCTTCGCGATCTCCTCCATATCTTCTCTGGGGTCAACGACCACAAAAGGGATATGGTTGGCACGAAGCTGTTTGGTGACCTGTATGGTAAATTCATTATGGTAACAGACAACGAAGTGCTGTTTCAGCCTGGCGATCTCATAAAGCATTTTACGCTCCTTGACAGTTTTTTGAAAGTCTCCCTTTTTGACCACTTCGGCAATGATACCTACCGCAATGGAAAAAACGATGAACCCGAATATGATAAGGGTAATGGTGAAGATACGTCCCATGTCTGAGATAGGCCTGATCTCACCGAATCCGACCGTTGTAAACGTGATCCCTGTCTGATAGATGGCATCCATAAGCGGGAAGTCATCAATGACCATATAGCCT
Coding sequences:
- a CDS encoding potassium channel family protein, whose protein sequence is MTSIEKLKKFLGWRSTPKPHITLNDEFYSHLSPFRFPLILTVLIMLLGTIGYMVIDDFPLMDAIYQTGITFTTVGFGEIRPISDMGRIFTITLIIFGFIVFSIAVGIIAEVVKKGDFQKTVKERKMLYEIARLKQHFVVCYHNEFTIQVTKQLRANHIPFVVVDPREDMEEIAKKYHYPYFVTAEAHTEEGILKSHLSSAKGVITLADNVADNIATIASARLYEREIGRKRKFLIIANAKSNEDDQKLLKLGADKVVTATKLMAERINAMAARPDMENLLQEFLYKKDTPLDMEEAKVSKTSWLVLKKIKTARFRDIANVTIIGIRQKDGAFIPMPKGDTIIMPESKLLLIGTEDGIRHAKKIIRKKEKPEELKYV